From Erigeron canadensis isolate Cc75 chromosome 5, C_canadensis_v1, whole genome shotgun sequence:
TATTTTCTAAGACTTGAATCTGGATTTCCTCAAATGCAAATCCTCATTGAAACGAACTTTTAGTTATGCTTTTAAAGACTTATCAATAATTACTATTCTTATAGcatttgatataattttattttccatttcaAGAATAGGTTGTTACAATAAGCTTCAatttaattataactttttggTCGACGAGTCATTATAAATGTCATTACAAAGCTAAGGTATGTTGGTCGCCTGGTACTAGAAATGAATTGTGTTAAAAAGCCCATCGCTTTCCAGTAAATTTTGGCCTTTTTTACACCTTAAAGAGAGGAATTCTTTCTATAACAAGTTATCATATTACTAGTTTTTTGGTAATAAAATTAACGTCATTCCAAAATAGTTGGTTTATACTTGTACTTTTTATTATAGCTCAGTGGTTAAATATCAGTTTTACATGttggaggtctcgagttcgagacatgggaATGACATTTGAAAGAATTTCATAATAAAGTTCTCAAGTGAAACAGTTTTGAGTCCTGTAGAGGGGcagagttttatcccaattaaatatcGTGTTTTCGGGCGGTTTAGTCGgaagtttctcctcctactaggtattgagggtgagggggctttctagcgcggacccgatttaaacaacgtatgctagatctTCTGTTGCGAGTAAAATAATCTACACCTTTGGGAAAAAAAAGTTGGTCTATACTTTATACCTTGTCCACATCCACGAATATTAACATCAGTCGATATGTCGATTATACATCACAAAGCAAACTCCAACTTAATCCatatttttctaacagcaaaaCAAAAGCGGACTCGTTTAGGCGTTTACCTAACCCTTGAATAAAGTCCATAAACTCATGGGCCAACTCATATTTGTAAACTACGCCTAAGATTGGGCTTAACTTTAAAACCTTCGCTTGATGTCATTTTCTATAAGGACCAGTGGACTCACTGCAAATCTGCaataattaggttaatcttcAATATTAAGGACATCTTTAGATATCTTAACTGTCATATCatatctttataaatatttaaaattcttataaattcttaaaatcttttaactttacctttaaccatacaaacatcttaaaaTATCgttatttcatataaaaacaaaaaaataaatagtattCGACTTCTAACGATATCTAAGAACATGTTTCTTAAATCTTAACTATGCACAAAAATCTTATGGACAAGTAAGAACTAGCATGCTTTAATGTTatgaacaaaaaataacaaacaagGATATGGATACCATTAGAGATATCCTTAGTTGTATTACACTATGATGAtgcaaaataattataaaaagcaATTCCGACAACATAAAAAACTTACCAAATTCAGTAGAGTATTAAGTggttaaatattttttgaaatgtgTTTCAAAGTATATACGtgaagttcttttttttttctttcattttagtaacacagttttttttttttataacggCAAGAAGTTTTATTCAATATTTACATAAACATTGTCTAATAAAATGCTAGAAGCTTAAAGTGAAAAATGTAGAATTACAAGCTAACTACACATACTAGATTCTTTGGATAGTATAAAGTCGGACATATGCATATAATAATTTGACTTCATTCTACTTggaaattaataatatatcaagCCTGCTTAGACAATGAGAGAACTTCATACATAACTTTGTAATTTATCACTTGACTTTGGTGGTGTTCGAAATCCTCTTGCAAAATCAAACGCGCATATGACTCCATGAGATGTAGTGGGTGATCTTTATTTTAGCTGAGCTCATATTCATATCATTAAATATcaccttttttttcaaatcgTAATggtagaaatataaaaaaatgataccAAAATTAATTTCTTTAGTTTAAAGGAAACAATATATGCTTAGTTGACCGATGATCCTTTTAAATTTGGATATAtttttctctattatatatgGAGTATATCTAAGTTGAAGTTAGAGAGATGACAAATTATGACCATTTAATCATAGATTAATCGACAACTATATATATTcgcaaaaaaaagttaaaaaaaaaaaaaaaacatgtgtccTAGTGACTTTGTCAAGATCACATATCTTAAGTTCGAATGTGGCTTTTTGTGCATTTGTGATGCTTCATTGTGTCAGGAAAGTTGTCTAAAGTCATTTTTGTTAGATGGACAGTAACAAAATAACAAGTGCCAAAATGACACCTTGTTAAAAATGGCTATGACAGTCTacaaattttatttaacaaGATAACAATTTATGGGTATGACTAATCTAACTTATCGATGAACTTGTTTAATAACGTATTGGCACACGCATTTGATATGTAGATATAAAACCATATTGTATACAAATCTTCAAGAGTACGACAAAAGGTCTCGATTGGATTCATGTCATATCTATCCATTATCACAAGTTATGTTAGTACCTAATGACTaaagataaaaatcaaattaacaTCAATGGATGTACGTTAGTAACTCTTATAATcttaatctatttttaaaattgaaacacgAGTTACTCCGGACTATATTCTAGTTGCCTTCGGTTTCATTGCGATCCTTGGCCaaaatcacaaaaataaaaCGTTGTTATTAAATAGGAAGGAGTGAAGGACCAAATGAGAAGCTTTTgaaataagtttaaaaaaaaggtgCTTATGAAATTTACAATGTTAATTGGTATACATGTTTTGTTATGAATCATggatttttatatttgtataacaAGTTTCAACTCATTCTTTATGGATGTTATTGTTTGTCATTTTGTTTACAATTCGCCGCTCGTTAATATacaattcaatttttttaaaaccccaaaaaaccttatttcaaaaaaaatatattttatgatcCTTTTTGTAATAAGAAGAACAAAAACATTCACTCTTACACTTTTTGAAAATTCGTTTTTACCAAAACTTGAGTATGAAAATAGacaaatatcaatttcactAATGCATTAACTAAACAAGGATTTGTAAACCCACGTCTTAGATCGGAATATAAAATAGCCTATGTGATACCTAATGACATAAGATGCATGCAATAAAGAAAACCATAGTAAATTTTATGGGTCCAATGAATTCTAACTCCCAGAATTATTCCTCAtcaagaaaaaaatttataatgacTTAAAATTTTGAGATGTAAGataaataaagtttaagtttattGGTAGCCTTGGTAGGTagtaataaaactaaaataaaataactaaaataaataataataatactaataaactAAATGATTCCTTGGCCAAacggttaaaatgaaaaaaatccCACTAACATTACCATTTTTTTCCGGGAAATCCTAATCTGTTAAACAATTCCCGGGTTAATATTAACCCTCACCTTCTCAGAAACCAAACCCCCAAAATccattctctctctcttttttctcaCTTTCCCCCATCAATGGATTCCGATTCCAATTCCAAGATTTTCAAccaatcatcattatcatcatcttcttcatcaaattcaCAAACTTTACAAACACCCACAAAAACCTCACAATCAATTTCCAATATTTATTACCACCCATCACCATCTCGCCCTATTTACAGCGACCGGTTTATCCCATGCCGATCATCTTCCAATTTTGCCCTTTTCAACATCTCAACGCCGCCGGCGAAAGCCGTAGAAAATGGCCGGTCCGGTGAAGAATCTTCATCTTCTGCTGCTTATAAGTCCCTTTTGAGAACTGCATTGTTTGGTTCGGATCTGGGGTTTGCCCCACCAAGTACCCCTGATAAGAAATGCGGTTTTCCGGTTTCGAATTCGGTTAATCGGAATATTTTTCGGTTTAAAACTGAGACTAGACAGTCTATGCATTCTTTGTTTCCTTTGGGATTTGATGATCATTTTATTCCTGGTGTTAGTCAAACTCCTGTCAAAGCTCCAAGAAAAGTTCCAAGATCTCCTTATAAGGTCTGTATATTTTGTAAAGTttgtaaattatatgttttgagTAATGGGTATGGTTAATATATGTGGGTTTTTGATAAAGTTTGTTACTTTATATGGTTTTGGATGTTTTGAGTAATGGGTTGTGGTTAATATATGTGGGTTTTTGATTCGGTTCTCAGGTTTTGGATGCACCAGCATTGCAagatgatttttatttaaatcttgTTGATTGGTCTTCTCAGAATGTGTTGGCTGTTGGATTGGGGAATTGTGTTTATTTATGGAATGCTTGTAGTAGTAAGGTAAAGTTATAATCTTTTGAGGGTTATATTGGTTTCAGTTGATATTTCTTTTGTGTTTGTAATAGTTTTGTTGATGAATAGAGTTTGCTGTGATTCCAGGTGACGAAATTGTGTGATCTGGGAAACGATGATAGTGTGTGTTCGGTTGGGTGGGCGCAACGGGGGACTAATCTTGCTGTTGGGACTAGCAATGGGAAAGTTCAGGTAATGTTTGTATTTTAATGGCATTTTTCTGCTTGTATGTATCCAAATATGATGGATGGATTTTAGCAGAATGAGTCATTTGTACTACAAAGTAGTATTTTAATGCATGTACTAGATAATTGAGGAGTTTACATGCTAGTTAAGGACCTGTATATAGTTTGTGTGGCTTCTTTAGTCGAAAAGATGATTGCTTGTTTGACTTATACTAATGTAATCAAGgtcgaaaaagaaaaaaaaaggagaaaactGTAGTATGTTTGGTCGTCATGATAAAGCTGTTCCTGGAATTTGGTAGAAGTTAATAGGCATTGTATCTTCAATATGTATGATAGAATGTTGAGAAATTTTGTTGTCCTAGAATTGTTGTAACTTAAACGGTGATACATTATTTCAACATAATGTGTTCTTATCCATGGTTACATTTTGTGTGGTCTATCTTCACAAAGTAAAACTCAAATCAAGATTTAAGTTTGTGTCCTCTTTGTATGTATAAAAAAACCATCgattcattttgttttgttcaCTAGTGAATTTGtggttataacttataacatGTACCTTGGTGGTGTTAGTTGCATACATAGTGGAaccaaacaaatttatatacttCTATTGGTATGCACTAACTCTATGTACCTTGCAAGACTTGCATGTTATAATGCAATCATTTACACTCAAAAcaatatatagattatagatatattactGACAATATACTTTGAGTGTAATTTTGAAGATGCTTTTGTAAGATGAAGCTACATTAATACCTTAATAGATTAATATCTTAGTACTTCGTATCTTCAATCCAGATCTGGGATGCCGCTCGTTGTAAGAGAGTAAGAACCATGGAAGGACATAGATTACGTGTTGGAGCACTGGCTTGGAATTCATCTATTTTATCTTCAGGAAGTCGAGATAAAAGTATTCTTCAACGAGATCCACGTGCACAAGAAGATTTTGTTAGTAAGTTAAGCGGTCATAAATCAGAGGTAAATCAATTCTTTTATCATCAATTTTGGTATCCCAGTCTATGTATTATTGGTTACTATACAGCAATATAAACTGACAATGGCTTCTTTCTTATCCCAAATATTGATATGTGTGTTGTAGGTCTGTGGACTCAAGTGGTCTTATGATAATCGTGAATTAGCATCAGGTGGAAATGATAACAGGGTAATTAACTAAGTACTAATTTATTTACTCCATTAATTTCTCCAGAGTAAGTGATCAATTTAACCTTTTTACTTCTTTTCTTGTTGGTCTATATTTAGCTTTTAGTCTGGAACCTACATTCAACACAACCTGTTTTAAAATACTGTGAACATACGGCTGCTGTGAAAGCAATTGCCTGGTCGCCACATCTTCATGGACTCTTGGCATCTGGTGGAGGTACTGCAGATCGATGCATTCGCTTTTGGAACACAACCACCAATTCTCATCTGAGCTGCATGGATACTGGTAGCCAGGTAACATCCTTGTACTTTAGATGCATATATTATTAGTTAGAATTTGAGATCTCATAACCGTTATGATACCATATTTATTAGTGAGACTTATGAACGTTTCATTCACTATACCATCAAgttgcatatttcttttgtttgcAACCTTTTGAAGCTGTAATATATTAGTTGGAGTTAGTTGTAAAATAGAATAGTTATTGCTCATCGTTTTGGATTCAATATCACATTTTTTATGTTAGTATTTAGGGTATTCCAAACTACTTATTGATAGTATAACAGAGAGGGAGGGAGGGAGCTTCTTAGTCATTAAATGAGGATGGGTAAATGCCTTACATACCCACAGTATAGTTGATACTAGGGCTTTCATACTGAAGTAATCTTACGCTAATAATGGGTTGATACTGGGGCTTTCATAATTGATTgtgtaatatattttattacacAAAGTAGTAACTGCACATATCCCATTGATAATTGCTACGGTAGTGCATTCCAAGTAACTAACCAAATACGAAACATTAGAATTTCCAATAGTTTGGACAGACTTAATTAATGGTCAAtttaggaaaaagaaaaaattgcaATCCTTCGATTTTGCAGCAGAGTTCTGTAATTCCTGTACTTCGGTTCTTCCCACTTTCCGTCtgttaaagataaaataaaagaaactaaaaacaataaaagcAATAAAGAAGTTTTGTATCTCTACTTTTAAATCCAGCTTTAAACTCAGTGAATGTTGAGGTTTGTCGCCCCACTATTAGCTTGATATGATCATTAAACTTTTTGCTTGAAGCAACACAATGTCCCAACTCCCAACTGTTTTAACGTTACAAAGTAGCTTGTCTCACACTTAATAGCCAAACATGAACTTTTTCTTTGGCTGAAGGGTTGGTATTGCCAGTAAATCAACAGAAAAGCGTGTATAATTTAATTCCACTAATGTCCCTCACTTGTACTCCATAATACTTAGATTCTTCCTAGCATCCTTTGTATGAGTCCTTTCTTGTTGTTATGATGTTACTTTTTCAGCTCCTTTTAAAATTGCAGTGATATCagttttttacatgttttaaattaatacatgttttattcTAGACAAAGTTTAATCTACAATTTACCCCATTACCATTATCACTACTATCTATTGTATTTGATTGTGGTTCAAAACATTGTGTAGCTTTATCTCATTATTACAGGACATTTGACAAAGAGACTGCTAACTCATTTTGTTATTACAATGGCAGGTATGCAATCTTGTGTGgtcaaagaatgtcaacgaacTTGTGAGCACCCATGGATATTCCCAAAACCAGATTATTGTTTGGAGATACCCTACAATGTCAAAGGTAATATTTCTTAATATGGAATAATGAATAATTACAAGTGGTAAATTTGGCGGGTAGGGTAACATGTCGAACTGGTACTTTTTGTATGGGATGAAATGGAAGATCTGAAACACTTTTTGTCCTTTTCTTAATCTACATAAATAGTAATCGTGTTGGACAGGTGACTGCAGAAGCTATATTGTTAgaatttttatctttcttttctcttttttgcacggtttaggaggttgtatgcaGTAAAAATGTATATTGGACTAGTTTTGGGCCCTTTTCTTATAAGCTACTTTTTcgttttacccatttgacccgctATAGTCTGAATATAACCCGAATCTACTCATTCATTAGTAAATGGCTCAAATTGCTACCTCTACAACATGGGATAacttttttaacatcaaatttaGAGCATTAGTTGTCGTTCACACCACCACACCAGGTGGTGTGACACATCATCGCCAAATCAGCACCACATAAAACCACCCAGCAACCACACCACATCTGTAACAACAAATCCTATCAcaccataaataatataacacacacatatacattaaACATTTGATGTACAAATAAAATCCTTTCATAATAGTTAAGAAATATATAATGCGGAGTATAGTTAAAAGTTCTATAAACAAcaaatcaaaacataattatatacacatttaataaatttataaactattgttttattctATAAACTATGAAAACattagggtttaaagtgtaaaatagatttccaattaaaaaaagtggaaaaaagATTGTCATCTTCAACCTCTCCATTCTTCCACTAAAAAGCATAACAGCAACAGATGTTTCCCAAGTCCACCCAAAGTGTAAAAGCCCAAAAAGAGTACTCGTATATATCACTTTTCAGTTTCCAATTTTCCATAGTATATCTTCaatattaaagaaatataaaacaatattaaaaaacatagaCAATTGAAGAAACTGAGTGAAGGCAACCACCTCCCCATGTTTTCTCACCGTCGACTGCTCCACTTTGGACTTTCCACATCGTATCCACATAAGAGTTGTATTGGGACGACCCCAGGTGGTCGGGGTCGTTTCTTACCACGCCAAGCACCCCTTAACCATTACAAACCCTCTTATGGTTTACAATGCAGCTGGCAACACTTACTGGGCACACTTACAGAGTCCTTTATCTTGCAATCTCACCCGATGGGCAGGTAGATTTTCTTACTTTACTTTGTGAATTGTGTTTTAGCGACTAATATTTGTAAGTTTTAACATAAAGTAATGGTTTTTTCAGACAATTGTGACGGGAGCCGGAGATGAAACACTTAGATTTTGGAATGTGTTTCCTTCGCCTAAATCTCAGGTATCATATCATCACTTGTGGACCACTTCTTTCCTATAAAACTTTCCATTCCAAAAAAAGCTCATCATTTGACCGTTATGAAGCAACACATCTGactataaaaagtcaaaatttgaaCTGTTCTGATGTACAATAATCAAGTAACACTCAAATCAAGTCTTATTGGGCTCCCACTGTTCTCCTTTTGTGCTCAACCATATAGGTATTATTAAAGTTAAAACTGCTACTAAAACGTAGTTATGATTGCAGAATACGGAGAGTGAAATTGGTGCATCATCTTTTGGCAGAACGTACATACGCTAAGCCCGTTTCACTTTTGCGGTTTTTGGGGTCACCACCGTACTCACAAAGCTCATGAAAGAACATAACTTGTTATCAAGAACTTACGATATACTCAAGGAAAAATGAGTACACAAGGTTTGATCTGCTTGATCATGCCATTGCAGATGACATGGAAGTCCACTTCTTGAATGACTTCTATCCTTGTTTCATGTAAATTGATGTCTGATGTAAAATTCACAGCTGTGAATATAAATTAACGATGCTATTAAGCTGAAACATGAAATTAGACTGGGTTACAATTAGACTAGTTAGTGTCTAAAGCTGGCTCAGAATGTTTGTCATTTTAGGTGTCAAACAAGAACCACTGTAAAAATGTGTGTCCATGTTAACTAAATCTtacacttttttcacttttcgtgaAAAGAATGTATTCT
This genomic window contains:
- the LOC122600751 gene encoding protein FIZZY-RELATED 2-like gives rise to the protein MDSDSNSKIFNQSSLSSSSSSNSQTLQTPTKTSQSISNIYYHPSPSRPIYSDRFIPCRSSSNFALFNISTPPAKAVENGRSGEESSSSAAYKSLLRTALFGSDLGFAPPSTPDKKCGFPVSNSVNRNIFRFKTETRQSMHSLFPLGFDDHFIPGVSQTPVKAPRKVPRSPYKVLDAPALQDDFYLNLVDWSSQNVLAVGLGNCVYLWNACSSKVTKLCDLGNDDSVCSVGWAQRGTNLAVGTSNGKVQIWDAARCKRVRTMEGHRLRVGALAWNSSILSSGSRDKSILQRDPRAQEDFVSKLSGHKSEVCGLKWSYDNRELASGGNDNRLLVWNLHSTQPVLKYCEHTAAVKAIAWSPHLHGLLASGGGTADRCIRFWNTTTNSHLSCMDTGSQVCNLVWSKNVNELVSTHGYSQNQIIVWRYPTMSKLATLTGHTYRVLYLAISPDGQTIVTGAGDETLRFWNVFPSPKSQNTESEIGASSFGRTYIR